Proteins encoded in a region of the Cydia pomonella isolate Wapato2018A chromosome 3, ilCydPomo1, whole genome shotgun sequence genome:
- the LOC133516420 gene encoding CDK-activating kinase assembly factor MAT1, with amino-acid sequence MDDQACPRCKTTKYRNPSLKLMVNVCGHALCESCVDLLFLKGSGSCPDCNVPLRRSNFRVQLFEDAMVEKEIDIRKRVLKDYNKKEEDFATLREYNDYLEEIESIIFNLTNNIDVVGTNKRIEQYKKENKELINKNKAKIGREELELEEILEIEKQMEELKRSEILRLEQEAKKAKIREKEALIDELMFADGDAKDILNTFAQNVIANKQEAEVVPIVPKVTHFSSGVKFTRGASGQQPLPTFEEGPLYKYEAPVIPDRCGPDAPAIQEIVTGGYLQHVRAENEAEKAGGYSSTLPCLRALQDALAGLYHAS; translated from the exons ATGGACGATCAAGCTTGTCCACGTTGTAAAACCACTAAGTATAGAAATCCATCGCTAAAATTGATGGTAAACGTTTGTGGCCATGCTTTATGCGAAAGTTGTGTAGATCTTCTATTTTTAAAAG GATCCGGTTCCTGCCCCGATTGTAACGTGCCACTACGACGGAGCAACTTTCGTGTTCAGTTATTTGAAGATGCTATGGTTGAAAAAGAAATAGATATAAGAAAACGAGTACTAaaagattataataaaaaagaGGAAGATTTTGCTACTCTAAGAGAATACAATGATTACTTGGAAGAAATAgaaagtattatatttaatttaacgaATAACATAGATGTAGTAGGTACTAATAAAAGAATTGAGCAGTATAAGAAGGAAAATAAAGAACTTATTAATAAGAACAAAGCAAAAATTG GTCGGGAAGAATTAGAGCTTGAAGAAATCTTAGAAATTGAGAAACAAATGGAAGAGCTCAAGCGATCAGAGATACTCCGTCTCGAACAAGAGGCTAAGAAGGCAAAGATTCGGGAGAAGGAGGCTCTGATTGACGAGTTAATGTTTGCTGATGGTGATGCCAAAGATATCTTGAACACATTTGCTCAGAATGTCATTGCCAATAAGCAGGAGGCTGAGGTGGTGCCTATTGTGCCTAAG GTAACTCATTTCTCCTCTGGAGTGAAGTTCACAAGAGGAGCTAGTGGTCAGCAACCATTACCAACCTTCGAAGAGGGCCCTCTGTACAAGTATGAGGCTCCAGTTATACCAGACCGCTGTGGGCCTGATGCACCAGCCATTCAGGAGATTGTTACTGGTGGATACTTGCAACATGTTAG AGCAGAGAACGAAGCGGAGAAGGCTGGTGGTTATTCATCAACTCTGCCGTGTTTGCGTGCCCTTCAGGACGCCCTGGCTGGCCTCTACCATGCCAGCTGA